From Woronichinia naegeliana WA131, the proteins below share one genomic window:
- a CDS encoding IS1 family transposase has protein sequence MKNGSAHNGKPKNLCKDCGRQFAINSSQKRVSEQTKQLIDRLLLERISLRGIERVTGVSWSWLQNYVNDKFAAVPRQISVSEKARGKLTIECDELWSFVFSKENKFYVWLAIDRTTRDIVGCYIGDRSRASAKKLWASLPAVYRQCAVAYTDFWVSSEKVIPSKRHRAVGKETGQTNHVERLNNTFRQRISRLVRKSLSFSKNVENHIGASNSKFKT, from the coding sequence ATTAAGAATGGTTCCGCCCATAATGGTAAGCCCAAAAATCTATGTAAAGACTGTGGTCGCCAGTTTGCTATTAACTCTAGTCAGAAGAGAGTTTCAGAACAGACAAAACAATTAATTGATAGGCTCCTACTAGAGCGAATTTCTCTACGGGGAATTGAAAGAGTCACAGGAGTAAGTTGGTCATGGTTACAGAATTATGTTAATGATAAATTTGCTGCGGTACCTCGTCAGATAAGCGTTTCAGAAAAAGCGCGAGGAAAATTGACTATCGAATGTGATGAGCTTTGGTCATTTGTTTTCTCCAAAGAAAATAAGTTTTATGTCTGGTTAGCTATAGACAGAACAACAAGAGACATTGTTGGTTGTTATATTGGGGACAGAAGCCGTGCATCAGCCAAAAAACTTTGGGCAAGTTTGCCTGCTGTTTACCGACAATGTGCCGTTGCTTACACGGATTTTTGGGTATCTTCTGAGAAAGTTATTCCCAGTAAACGTCATCGAGCAGTCGGTAAAGAGACGGGACAAACTAATCATGTTGAAAGATTAAATAATACCTTTCGACAAAGAATCTCTCGACTGGTGCGAAAAAGCCTCTCTTTTTCCAAAAATGTGGAAAATCATATTGGGGCCAGCAATTCCAAATTCAAAACTTGA